A section of the Spirochaetota bacterium genome encodes:
- a CDS encoding CoA-transferase subunit beta translates to MSEHPNDYIKPELMACCGAREIQDGDIVIVGTGFPTMAANIARYTHAPNAKLMQESGVYDARPARPALSVGDPCLNPGAAMIGGLVDVMGMFLQGGWIDVGFLAGSQVDKYGNINTTVIGDYNAPKSRLPGSGGANPIGSLAKRVLIISLHDTRHMAERVDFITTPGYIDGPGAREKWGLPANTGPSVIITNKAVLRFDKTTKVAYLESYHPDTTVDEVVKLTPWKLEVSDDVHETEPPRAEELKALREILDPFRMIKIYEKRGYV, encoded by the coding sequence ATGTCAGAACATCCCAATGACTATATTAAACCAGAATTAATGGCCTGTTGTGGTGCTCGTGAAATTCAGGATGGTGATATTGTTATAGTTGGGACAGGGTTCCCGACAATGGCTGCAAATATTGCACGATATACACATGCACCTAATGCAAAACTTATGCAGGAATCAGGAGTATATGATGCACGCCCAGCACGTCCTGCCCTATCAGTGGGTGATCCATGTCTTAATCCCGGCGCTGCAATGATCGGTGGGCTTGTTGATGTCATGGGCATGTTTCTTCAGGGAGGTTGGATAGATGTTGGGTTCCTTGCTGGAAGCCAGGTGGATAAATACGGAAATATTAATACCACAGTCATAGGAGACTACAACGCTCCGAAAAGTAGACTCCCCGGATCGGGTGGTGCAAATCCTATTGGTTCACTTGCCAAAAGAGTTCTTATAATATCCCTTCATGATACACGCCATATGGCCGAAAGAGTTGATTTTATAACCACACCCGGATATATCGATGGGCCTGGTGCCCGCGAAAAATGGGGTTTACCTGCCAATACAGGCCCGTCTGTTATTATTACCAATAAAGCAGTGTTGCGCTTTGATAAAACAACTAAAGTGGCTTATTTAGAGAGCTATCACCCAGATACAACCGTAGATGAAGTAGTTAAACTGACTCCCTGGAAGTTAGAGGTAAGTGATGATGTCCACGAAACAGAACCGCCACGTGCAGAAGAGTTAAAAGCACTTCGCGAGATTCTGGATCCATTCAGGATGATTAAGATTTATGAAAAGCGGGGCTATGTATAG